Proteins encoded by one window of Arachis ipaensis cultivar K30076 chromosome B04, Araip1.1, whole genome shotgun sequence:
- the LOC107636161 gene encoding protein MAIN-LIKE 1-like, whose amino-acid sequence MVLDDRYVPYMQMAGLYHLARLNDRWFRLDEALVSAFVERWRPKTHTFHMPFGECTITLQDVAYQLGLPVDGRYVSGCLSEFHIYIEGGRPAWVWFEELLGVVPSPSQVQKYAVNCSWFQETFGECPEGADEDTVRRYARAYIMMLLGTQLFADKSGNRVQIRWLPFVARLEEMGTYSWGSAALAWLYRCMCRVANRNVIKLAGPLQLLQSWIFWRFPRFRPAGFETFSWPLASRWSGYIPSSSEKGPRVQTWKLWIDRLQDREFTWMPYSSPDVLQVVHPEVLEPRHMVLWRSVTSLIYFAVIEWHQVDRVLPQFGGVQPRPQAALNIDFLMLKNGRGGDR is encoded by the exons ATGGTCCTGGATGACAGATACGTTCCGTACATGCAGATGGCTGGTCTTTACCATCTTGCaaggctgaacgatagatggttccggttGGACGAGGCCCTTGTCAGTGCGTTTGTTGAGCGATGGCGTCCGAAGACTcacacgtttcatatgccgttcggagaaTGCACGATCACACtgcaggacgtggcataccagctgGGTTTGCCAGTGGACGGGCGTTACGTCAGCGGCTGCCTATCAGAGTTCCATATATACATCGAGGGTGGCCGTCCAGCCTGGGTTTGGTTCGAGGAGTTGCTTGGAGTGGTACCTTCTCCTagccaggttcagaagtacgcGGTCAACTGCAGCTGGTTTCAGGAGACGTTTGGTGAGTGCCCGGAGGGAGCTGATGAGGATACTGTGCGTCGTTATgcccgtgcgtacatcatgatgttgttgggcacaCAGCTTTTTGCGGACAAGTCGGGCAACCGGGTTCAGATCAGATGGCTTCCATTTGTAGCTAGGCTGGAGGAGATGGGGACCTACAGCTGGGGTTCTGCAGCActggcatggttgtaccggtgcatgtgccgtgTGGCGAACAGAAATGTTATCAAGCTAGCGGGCCCACTTCAGCTACTTCAGTCATGGATTTTCTGGCGATTTCCTCGGTTTAGGCCTGCAGGATTTGAGACGTTCAGCTGGCCATTGGCCTCGAG gtggtcaggttacatCCCTTCCAGTAGCGAGAAGGGTCCTAGAGTTCAGACGTGGAAGCTCTGGATAGACCGGTTGCAGGATAGAGAG TTTACCTGGATGCCGTACAGTAGCCCCGACGTACTTCAGGTCGTGCATCCCGAGgttttggagcctcggcatatggTGCTGTGGCGGTCTGTTACATCCCTTATCTACTTTGccgtcatagagtggcatcaAGTAGATAGGGTTCTTCCGCAGTTTGGAGGGGTGCAGCCCCGTCCACAGgccgccctgaacatcgactttctgatgttGAAGAACGGCAGAGGCGGCGATCGATGA
- the LOC107636162 gene encoding uncharacterized protein LOC107636162 yields MQFTDKKFVEFLAGLGIKQKFSSVEHPQTNGQVESANKVILLGLKKLLDNKKGAWADELASVLWSYRTTEQSATGETPFRLTYGVDAIIPVEIGEPSPLLLLKGVVEAVEKDLVDKTREKAHLSEVALKQRMALRYNTKVLKRDFEQNDLILRRNDIGLPTQGEGKLGRPLQGQRSNWQGRLQTGEARWKGDPENLECG; encoded by the coding sequence ATGCAATTCACCGATAAGAAGTTTGTAGAGTTCCTCGCCGGCTTGGGCATCAAACAGAAATTCTCCTCGGTAGAGCACCCTCAGACAAACGGACAAGTCGAGTCCGCAAATAAGGTCATCTTGCTGGGCCTCAAGAAGCTGCTAGACAACAAGAAAGGGGCATGGGCTGACGAGCTCGCCtcggtcctctggtcctaccgTACAACTGAGCAGTCCGCCACGGGAGAAACCCCCTTCCGCCTGACGTACGGAGTAGACGCAATAATACCCGTAGAGATCGGCGAGCCGAGCCCACTGTTACTTCTCAAGGGGGTGGTAGAAGCTGTAGAGAAGGACCTAGTAGACAAGACCAGGGAGAAGGCTCACTTGTCAGAAGTAGCactaaagcaaagaatggcccTGCGCTACAACACCAAAGTACTCAAGAGAGATTTTGAGCAAAACGACCTCATCCTACGGCGCAATGACATTGGCCTACCGACCCAGGGAGAAggcaaactgggaaggcccctacagggtCAAAGAAGTAATTGGCAAGGGCGCCTACAAACTGGAGAAGCACGATGGAAGGGAGATCCTGAGAACCTGGAATGTGGGTAA